From Apium graveolens cultivar Ventura chromosome 9, ASM990537v1, whole genome shotgun sequence, the proteins below share one genomic window:
- the LOC141682926 gene encoding uncharacterized protein LOC141682926 isoform X1 — translation MCVEVGLKKGDFDLWYCLPEVELSVGLMSIENEEHVGNLTDMLVYTKLLRVYATARTFRNWNCEWDDFSFTQLLVDEKEKRVSQMIDEAEDHIVPIEKEDEDVPAQGEDEEDNDSFQGDNSNLDSTDSEVEKTPKKKKRIPPPNPPYRTRKRGRFSMLRGLFKNTEDTPVILDDGDPVETEVKESCKVKRAKNQSVSRKKAHKRIEGSTNFVEDQQVPSEEDAPPQTVPDVEENMNSTPEDAPATQYEFEDSSSEDSWNSADERMAVSSCDEADIQYPEYNEITGMDDPQFALGMLFTSGAVFRAAIRKHAIVHQRPIRLRKNLSDKIKWVCAAGCEWKCYGIKQKRSATIQIKTLYNRHTCNPTWEQKCVNSTWIANKYEDEIRMNPTWPTNAFHLKVVNDLKCKISTSMIYRALKKARENIIGKHEAEYGQLFIYGNEVRRQMPTSTVKIMSEPTGLGEEARRFKRFYVCLGPLKEGFLDGCRPIIGLDGCHLRGPLGGILLTAVVTDPNDGMYPLAWAQVEAENNDSWGWFIGLLKDDLRISNAATYTFISDRQKGLVNALESHVPEAEHRFCVMHLYRNLHKEHKSIGVRRLMWCAARATTEYFFKMHMDELKKLSPKAHAWLIAKPKSQWSRTAFRDICKSDMFVNNNCEVFNNAINRFREMRIVTMFKSIHITCLERICRRKTKMEMRNTTFCTKPMKKLHKAMEMAARARPIWNGADKYHVTMTDGGHEIVCDLKNKVCACRKWQLTGIPCFHACSCIFFQKESPLEYMDDCHRRTWYLQVYSHVLEPINGPEF, via the exons ATGTGTGTAGAAGTAGGGTTGAAAAAAGGGGATTTTGATTTGTGGTATTGCTTACCAGAAGTAGAATTGTCTGTTGGATTGATGTCAATTGAAAATGAAGAACATGTTGGAAATTTGACTGATATGTTGGTTTACACAAAATTATTGCGAGTGTATGCCACTGCTAGGACCTTTAGAAATTGGAATTGTGAATGGGATGATTTCTCCTTCACACAACTGTTGGTGgatgaaaaagaaaaaagagtAAGTCAAATGATTGATGAGGCAGAGGATCATATTGTACCCATAGAaaaagaggatgaagatgtgcCTGCACAAGGGGAGGATGAGGAGGATAATGACAGTTTTCAAGGGGACAACTCTAACTTAGATTCAACTGACAGTGAAGTAGAGAAGACTCCAAAAAAGAAGAAGAGAATCCCTCCTCCTAATCCTCCATACAGGACCAGAAAGAGAGGAAGATTTTCCATGTTAAGG GGACTGTTTAAAAATACAGAAGACACTCCTGTAATATTGGATGACGGTGATCCAGTTGAAACTGAAGTTAAGGAGAGTTGCAAAGTAAAAAGAGCAAAGAACCAGTCAGTTTCAAGGAAGAAAGCACATAAAAGAATTGAAGGGTCTACAAATTTTGTTGAAGATCAACAAGTGCCATCAGAAGAAGATGCACCACCTCAAACAGTTCCAGATGTTGAAGAAAATATGAATTCAACCCCTGAAGATGCACCAGCTACACAATATGAGTTTGAAGATTCTAGTTCAGAAGATAGTTGGAATTCTGCAGATGAAAGAATGGCTGTCTCTTCTTGTGATGAAGCTGACATTCAGTACCCAGAATACAATGAAATCACTGGGATGGATGACCCTCAATTTGCACTTGGGATGTTGTTTACCAGTGGGGCTGTTTTCAGAGCAGCCATAAGGAAGCATGCCATTGTTCACCAAAGGCCTATCAGATTAAGGAAGAACTTATCAGACAAGATCAAGTGGGTGTGTGCTGCTGGTTGTGAGTGGAAGTGCTATGGGATTAAACAGAAAAGGTCAGCTACCATCCAAATAAAAACATTATACAACAGACACACTTGCAATCCAACTTGGGAGCAGAAGTGTGTCAATTCCACATGGATTGCAAATAAGTATGAAGATGAGATTCGAATGAACCCTACATGGCCAACCAATGCTTTTCATTTGAAGGTGGTTAATGACCTGAAATGCAAGATCTCTACATCTATGATTTATAGGGCACTGAAAAAAGCCAGAGAGAACATTATTGGAAAGCATGAAGCTGAGTATGGACAACTGTTTATATATGGAAATGAAGTTAGAAGACAGATGCCAACATCAACTGTTAAGATAATGTCTGAGCCTACTGGACTAGGAGAAGAAGCAAGAAGATTTAAGCGTTTTTATGTTTGCCTTGGCCCATTAAAGGAGGGTTTTTTGGATGGTTGTAGACCAATAATTGGGTTAGATGGCTGTCACCTTCGAGGCCCATTAGGTGGGATCCTTTTAACAGCAGTTGTAACTGACCCAAATGACGGCATGTATCCACTTGCTTGGGCCCAAGTCGAAGCCGAAAATAATGATAGTTGGGGATGGTTTATAGGTCTGTTGAAAGATGACCTAAGAATTTCTAATGCTGCCACCTACACCTTTATTTCTGATAGGCAAAAAGGCCTGGTAAATGCACTAGAATCGCACGTTCCGGAGGCTGAGCATCGTTTTTGCGTTATGCACTTATACAGGAATTTGCACAAGGAACATAAAAGTATTGGAGTGAGGAGGCTTATGTGGTGTGCAGCTAGGGCAACTACAGAGTACTTCTTTAAGATGCATATGGATGAGTTGAAGAAG TTGTCCCCAAAAGCACATGCTTGGTTGATAGCAAAACCAAAGTCACAATGGAGTAGAACAGCCTTTAGAGATATATGCAAATCCGACATGTTCGTCAACAATAACTGCGAAGTTTTTAATAATGCAATCAATCGATTCAGGGAGATGAGAATTGTGACTATGTTCAAATCAATTCATATCACATGCTTGGAAAGGATTTGTAGGAGAAAAACTAAGATGGAAATGAGGAACACTACATTTTGTACTAAGCCAATGAAAAAGCTTCACAA GGCAATGGAAATGGCAGCTAGAGCAAGGCCAATTTGGAATGGTGCTGATAAATACCATGTGACCATGACAGATGGTGGTCATGAGATTGTATGTGACCTGAAAAATAAGGTTTGCGCATGCAGAAAATGGCAACTAACAGGTATACCTTGTTTTCATGCATGTTCATGTATATTTTTTCAAAAAGAAAGCCCACTAGAATACATGGATGACTGCCATAGAAGAACATGGTACTTGCAAGTTTATAGCCATGTATTGGAACCTATTAATGGGCCAGAATTTTAG
- the LOC141682926 gene encoding uncharacterized protein LOC141682926 isoform X2 has translation MCVEVGLKKGDFDLWYCLPEVELSVGLMSIENEEHVGNLTDMLVYTKLLRVYATARTFRNWNCEWDDFSFTQLLVDEKEKRVSQMIDEAEDHIVPIEKEDEDVPAQGEDEEDNDSFQGDNSNLDSTDSEVEKTPKKKKRIPPPNPPYRTRKRGRFSMLRGLFKNTEDTPVILDDGDPVETEVKESCKVKRAKNQSVSRKKAHKRIEGSTNFVEDQQVPSEEDAPPQTVPDVEENMNSTPEDAPATQYEFEDSSSEDSWNSADERMAVSSCDEADIQYPEYNEITGMDDPQFALGMLFTSGAVFRAAIRKHAIVHQRPIRLRKNLSDKIKWVCAAGCEWKCYGIKQKRSATIQIKTLYNRHTCNPTWEQKCVNSTWIANKYEDEIRMNPTWPTNAFHLKVVNDLKCKISTSMIYRALKKARENIIGKHEAEYGQLFIYGNEVRRQMPTSTVKIMSEPTGLGEEARRFKRFYVCLGPLKEGFLDGCRPIIGLDGCHLRGPLGGILLTAVVTDPNDGMYPLAWAQVEAENNDSWGWFIGLLKDDLRISNAATYTFISDRQKGLVNALESHVPEAEHRFCVMHLYRNLHKEHKSIGVRRLMWCAARATTEYFFKMHMDELKKGNGNGS, from the exons ATGTGTGTAGAAGTAGGGTTGAAAAAAGGGGATTTTGATTTGTGGTATTGCTTACCAGAAGTAGAATTGTCTGTTGGATTGATGTCAATTGAAAATGAAGAACATGTTGGAAATTTGACTGATATGTTGGTTTACACAAAATTATTGCGAGTGTATGCCACTGCTAGGACCTTTAGAAATTGGAATTGTGAATGGGATGATTTCTCCTTCACACAACTGTTGGTGgatgaaaaagaaaaaagagtAAGTCAAATGATTGATGAGGCAGAGGATCATATTGTACCCATAGAaaaagaggatgaagatgtgcCTGCACAAGGGGAGGATGAGGAGGATAATGACAGTTTTCAAGGGGACAACTCTAACTTAGATTCAACTGACAGTGAAGTAGAGAAGACTCCAAAAAAGAAGAAGAGAATCCCTCCTCCTAATCCTCCATACAGGACCAGAAAGAGAGGAAGATTTTCCATGTTAAGG GGACTGTTTAAAAATACAGAAGACACTCCTGTAATATTGGATGACGGTGATCCAGTTGAAACTGAAGTTAAGGAGAGTTGCAAAGTAAAAAGAGCAAAGAACCAGTCAGTTTCAAGGAAGAAAGCACATAAAAGAATTGAAGGGTCTACAAATTTTGTTGAAGATCAACAAGTGCCATCAGAAGAAGATGCACCACCTCAAACAGTTCCAGATGTTGAAGAAAATATGAATTCAACCCCTGAAGATGCACCAGCTACACAATATGAGTTTGAAGATTCTAGTTCAGAAGATAGTTGGAATTCTGCAGATGAAAGAATGGCTGTCTCTTCTTGTGATGAAGCTGACATTCAGTACCCAGAATACAATGAAATCACTGGGATGGATGACCCTCAATTTGCACTTGGGATGTTGTTTACCAGTGGGGCTGTTTTCAGAGCAGCCATAAGGAAGCATGCCATTGTTCACCAAAGGCCTATCAGATTAAGGAAGAACTTATCAGACAAGATCAAGTGGGTGTGTGCTGCTGGTTGTGAGTGGAAGTGCTATGGGATTAAACAGAAAAGGTCAGCTACCATCCAAATAAAAACATTATACAACAGACACACTTGCAATCCAACTTGGGAGCAGAAGTGTGTCAATTCCACATGGATTGCAAATAAGTATGAAGATGAGATTCGAATGAACCCTACATGGCCAACCAATGCTTTTCATTTGAAGGTGGTTAATGACCTGAAATGCAAGATCTCTACATCTATGATTTATAGGGCACTGAAAAAAGCCAGAGAGAACATTATTGGAAAGCATGAAGCTGAGTATGGACAACTGTTTATATATGGAAATGAAGTTAGAAGACAGATGCCAACATCAACTGTTAAGATAATGTCTGAGCCTACTGGACTAGGAGAAGAAGCAAGAAGATTTAAGCGTTTTTATGTTTGCCTTGGCCCATTAAAGGAGGGTTTTTTGGATGGTTGTAGACCAATAATTGGGTTAGATGGCTGTCACCTTCGAGGCCCATTAGGTGGGATCCTTTTAACAGCAGTTGTAACTGACCCAAATGACGGCATGTATCCACTTGCTTGGGCCCAAGTCGAAGCCGAAAATAATGATAGTTGGGGATGGTTTATAGGTCTGTTGAAAGATGACCTAAGAATTTCTAATGCTGCCACCTACACCTTTATTTCTGATAGGCAAAAAGGCCTGGTAAATGCACTAGAATCGCACGTTCCGGAGGCTGAGCATCGTTTTTGCGTTATGCACTTATACAGGAATTTGCACAAGGAACATAAAAGTATTGGAGTGAGGAGGCTTATGTGGTGTGCAGCTAGGGCAACTACAGAGTACTTCTTTAAGATGCATATGGATGAGTTGAAGAAG GGCAATGGAAATGGCAGCTAG